The Rissa tridactyla isolate bRisTri1 chromosome 16, bRisTri1.patW.cur.20221130, whole genome shotgun sequence genome includes a window with the following:
- the HES5 gene encoding transcription factor HES-5, whose translation MAPSALSLEILTPKEKNRLRKPIVEKLRRDRINSSIEQLKLLLEKEFQRHQPNSKLEKADILEMTVSYLKYSRAFAASAKSLQQDYCEGYAWCLKEALQFLSLHSASTETRMKLICHFQRSQPVPKDSGSSSAPASTHQPPAKQAALKPSCSLWRPW comes from the exons ATGGCACCCAGTGCTCTCTCCCTGGAAATCCTAACACCCAAAGAGAAGAATAGA CTCAGGAAACCAATTGTAGAGAAACTGCGACGCGATCGGATTAACAGCAGCATTGAGCAGCTGAAACTGCTCTTGGAGAAGGAGTTTCAGAGACACCAGCCCAACTCCAAGCTGGAGAAAGCCGACATCCTGGAGATGACTGTCAGCTATCTTAAATACAGCCGAG CTTTTGCAGCATCTGCCAAAAGCCTGCAGCAGGATTACTGTGAAGGCTACGCCTGGTGCCTCAAGGAAGCTCTGCAATTCCTGTCTCTCCATTCAGCGAGCACAGAAACCCGGATGAAGCTGATCTGCCATTTCCAGAGGTCACAACCAGTGCCTAAGGACTCTGGTTCTTCTTCTGCACCCGCTTccacccaccagccccctgcaAAACAAGCAGCACTGAAACCCTCCTGCAGCCTCTGGAGGCCTTGGTAG